In Treponema primitia ZAS-2, a genomic segment contains:
- a CDS encoding chemotaxis protein CheW produces the protein MPETNEETEVFNGEKYLIFTILGKFYTFPSRIISEVTAFDTVYPLPLLPEYVMGIINRYSAPYALVDIGLLIQKNPTPRAKVVVLKETVEKIAFLIDDVVDIIDIAQSDLLKLEQGTEVNDATDIIESSFEWHDTNVFVLNFRQIISRVVSEFRI, from the coding sequence ATGCCTGAAACAAACGAGGAAACAGAAGTATTTAACGGGGAAAAATACCTGATATTTACCATTTTGGGGAAATTCTATACCTTCCCGTCCCGGATAATAAGCGAAGTTACCGCTTTTGATACGGTTTATCCTCTGCCCCTGCTGCCGGAATATGTGATGGGGATCATAAACCGCTATTCCGCACCCTATGCCCTGGTGGATATAGGGCTCCTGATCCAAAAAAACCCCACCCCCCGGGCTAAAGTTGTGGTCCTCAAGGAAACCGTGGAAAAAATAGCCTTCCTCATTGATGATGTGGTGGACATTATCGACATAGCCCAGTCGGATTTGCTAAAACTCGAACAGGGTACCGAAGTAAATGATGCTACGGATATTATTGAGTCTTCCTTTGAATGGCACGATACCAATGTATTTGTTCTTAATTTCCGGCAGATTATCAGCCGGGTGGTCAGTGAATTCCGTATTTAA
- a CDS encoding CheR family methyltransferase gives MSDKTPLTRQFPDPVPVDPVLDKLSRWVENALGIKAGEDALQKLREYMEKQFNPNIFQFPGAFEWSLSSREERFKIARFLTINETYFFREEPHFYLLLKELLPRFARLNRPLRVCSAACSAGCEAYSLAMLMDHYSRTTAFLDFKIEAFDISQDMIEVAKQGRYTSNTFRDDGNHWKYILDEYLTEKDGEYMVNNKLKEKIHFFPHNIMDGLDQASFDLILFRNALIYFSAESRVKLLDSLTKSLTEGGVLLFGIAETPSVSHPLLRNKNAQGAFYFQKDSTPPSEEDRRNSDRQASDRRDQDRRSTDRRVLNMKASELNFPDRRVQDRRAQERRTLDRRFPDIRSEQAAGTAAPKPQPPPNSEAPGKAGLTVNMKTISALIEQGESLQAAERLLMVLKEPAAGPADLPASGRAAVTEEETIAAVISLLSLEDFAGANLVLSLMEKKPKSAFTKFLRGEYNYHLNKVKEAEAGYKEASSLNSAFWPAFYRMSLLAAGGNRTRYEYKIKKALESIDMGKDMYYECLIGGFSPDYYRRILEKRLSAEV, from the coding sequence ATGAGTGATAAAACACCCCTTACGAGGCAGTTTCCGGATCCTGTCCCGGTGGATCCGGTTTTGGACAAATTGTCCCGGTGGGTGGAAAATGCTCTGGGGATAAAGGCCGGGGAGGACGCCCTGCAGAAATTACGGGAATACATGGAAAAACAATTCAACCCCAATATTTTTCAATTCCCCGGCGCCTTTGAATGGAGCCTCTCCTCCCGGGAGGAGCGCTTCAAGATTGCCCGGTTCCTCACGATTAATGAAACCTACTTTTTTCGGGAAGAGCCCCACTTTTACCTGCTGCTTAAGGAACTGCTGCCCCGCTTTGCCCGACTGAACCGCCCCCTGCGGGTCTGCTCTGCGGCCTGTTCCGCAGGCTGCGAAGCCTATAGCCTGGCCATGCTGATGGACCACTACAGCCGTACCACCGCTTTCCTGGACTTCAAAATCGAAGCCTTTGATATAAGTCAGGATATGATAGAAGTCGCCAAACAGGGCCGTTATACCTCCAATACATTTCGGGACGATGGGAATCATTGGAAATATATCCTGGACGAATACCTCACAGAAAAAGATGGGGAATATATGGTCAATAACAAATTAAAGGAAAAGATACATTTTTTTCCCCATAACATTATGGACGGCCTTGACCAGGCTTCCTTTGACCTTATCCTGTTCAGAAACGCCCTGATCTATTTCTCCGCCGAAAGCCGGGTTAAGCTCCTTGACTCCCTGACAAAGTCCCTTACCGAAGGCGGGGTTCTGCTTTTCGGGATCGCCGAAACCCCCTCGGTGAGCCATCCCCTGCTGCGGAATAAAAACGCCCAGGGGGCCTTCTATTTTCAGAAGGATTCCACCCCACCAAGCGAAGAAGACCGGCGGAATTCAGACCGTCAAGCCTCGGATCGCCGAGACCAGGATCGAAGATCCACTGACCGGCGGGTATTGAACATGAAGGCTTCGGAGCTGAATTTCCCGGACCGGAGAGTCCAGGATCGAAGGGCCCAGGAACGGCGAACTTTGGACCGACGGTTCCCGGATATTCGATCCGAGCAGGCTGCGGGGACTGCAGCGCCCAAACCCCAGCCCCCCCCCAATTCCGAGGCCCCCGGCAAGGCAGGGTTAACCGTAAACATGAAAACTATCAGCGCCCTTATTGAACAGGGTGAAAGCCTTCAGGCGGCGGAACGCCTGCTCATGGTCCTGAAGGAACCTGCGGCAGGGCCGGCAGACTTACCAGCCTCAGGCAGGGCCGCCGTCACAGAGGAAGAGACCATCGCGGCGGTTATCAGCCTGCTCAGCCTGGAAGATTTTGCCGGGGCGAATCTGGTCCTTTCACTTATGGAAAAGAAACCCAAATCGGCCTTTACTAAATTCCTCCGGGGAGAATATAATTATCATCTGAACAAGGTTAAGGAAGCGGAAGCCGGCTATAAGGAAGCTTCGAGTTTAAACAGCGCCTTTTGGCCTGCCTTTTACCGGATGAGCCTTTTAGCCGCCGGAGGAAACCGCACTCGCTATGAGTATAAAATAAAAAAAGCTTTGGAAAGTATCGATATGGGCAAGGATATGTATTATGAGTGCCTTATCGGCGGATTTTCGCCGGATTATTACCGGCGTATCCTTGAAAAACGTCTATCGGCAGAAGTGTAA
- the cheB gene encoding chemotaxis-specific protein-glutamate methyltransferase CheB codes for MIKTLVVDDSDLVRSILKDFLESDGGFIVVGEASNGREGFEKARLLNPDLITMDIEMPVMGGLEAIQEIRKVLPTPVVVISTHDTAKMAYEATVKGAMEFYSKDNFTATMNPFKRIQILEALKQIAGTRSRRAGLANLNVNEEKKNILNRAILAVVIASSTGGPKALTRLCAGLPGNFPAPIILVQHNTSGFDKGFVQWLNDYTPLEVKLAEQGELPLSGKLYVAPTDKHLIMDVNGFAFDNGEMVNNQKPAADLLFKSAAKLLGKGLISVVLTGMGADGAEGTRFVKNGGGITLAQDEGTSLIYGMPKAAFDTGAVDMVLPLESIAGRLVELTKV; via the coding sequence GTGATTAAAACATTGGTGGTTGATGACAGCGATTTAGTGCGTTCGATCCTTAAGGATTTTCTGGAAAGCGACGGCGGTTTTATCGTGGTTGGAGAAGCGTCAAACGGCAGGGAGGGCTTTGAAAAAGCCCGATTGCTTAACCCGGATCTTATCACCATGGATATTGAAATGCCCGTCATGGGGGGACTTGAGGCAATCCAGGAAATCAGAAAGGTCCTGCCCACCCCGGTGGTGGTGATCAGCACCCATGATACGGCAAAGATGGCCTATGAGGCAACGGTAAAAGGCGCCATGGAATTTTACTCCAAGGATAATTTTACTGCGACTATGAATCCCTTCAAGCGGATTCAAATTCTGGAAGCCCTGAAGCAAATTGCCGGAACCCGAAGCCGCCGCGCCGGGCTTGCAAATCTGAACGTAAACGAAGAGAAAAAAAACATCCTGAACCGGGCCATCCTCGCCGTGGTCATCGCCTCCTCCACCGGGGGGCCCAAGGCCCTGACCAGGCTCTGCGCCGGGCTTCCGGGAAATTTCCCGGCTCCCATAATTTTGGTGCAGCATAATACCTCGGGTTTCGACAAAGGATTTGTCCAGTGGCTCAACGATTATACCCCCCTGGAGGTGAAGCTCGCCGAACAGGGTGAGCTTCCCCTTTCGGGAAAACTCTATGTGGCCCCCACGGACAAACATCTTATTATGGATGTCAACGGCTTTGCCTTTGATAACGGGGAAATGGTAAACAACCAGAAACCTGCGGCGGATTTGCTCTTTAAAAGCGCCGCCAAACTGCTGGGAAAGGGCCTGATATCCGTGGTGCTTACCGGTATGGGCGCCGATGGCGCCGAAGGAACCCGGTTTGTAAAAAATGGGGGGGGTATCACCCTTGCCCAGGATGAGGGGACATCCCTGATATACGGCATGCCCAAAGCCGCCTTTGATACCGGCGCGGTGGATATGGTGCTTCCCTTGGAATCCATAGCCGGCCGGCTTGTTGAATTGACAAAAGTATGA
- a CDS encoding methyl-accepting chemotaxis protein, which yields MTISKRISILVGLLVLLFSVSLGFISLTISSGIVQKNMYNTLTTEAKLGADLVSSTLHAQLDTLQELANRARTQSLIFETQKSSLAPDIKRLGYLAMAFVDMGGVAHYFTGDPDTNLSDRDYIQKALRGEQAIAVLLSKTIGKMVVMYAAPVWNNENHDRVVGALLVRNSADTLSNVTKSVGKYDETMHAYLFDDTGTFIAHDDEALVMNQFKPIEAAKDDPSVQSLADAMKTMLSAKAGSVEYDFLGKKNICVYAPVPDFSITFANAVYTDVLMQEVNGLRNITIILVTVFLIIGIAIAILIARSISKPVNYVMGGLKALGEGDLTKKLKITSKDEMGKLEEYVNNTVDQIKNMALSINREAGALSDIGSQLAANMTETAAAVNQVTTNIQSIKVRVLNQSASVTETNATMEQITGNIAKLNSNIDRQTESVAQSSSAIEEMLANISSVTQTLMKNTENVDTLANASEVGRSGLQEVAQDIQEIARESEGLLEINGVMENIASQTNLLSMNAAIEAAHAGEAGKGFAVVADEIRKLAESSSEQSKTISSVLKKIKESIDKISRSTNNVLLKFEAIDGGVKTVSQQEENIRSAMEEQGQGSQQILEAVARLNEITRQVKDGSTEMLEGSRQVITEGRNLEMATQEITNGMNEMAAGADQINSAVNQVNNISGENRDTIAMLSKEVSKFKIV from the coding sequence ATGACTATTTCTAAACGCATCTCAATCCTGGTGGGCCTTTTGGTGCTGCTTTTTTCAGTCAGCCTGGGGTTCATTTCTTTGACAATTTCTTCAGGAATTGTGCAGAAGAATATGTATAATACCCTGACCACGGAAGCTAAACTTGGCGCAGATTTAGTCTCTTCTACCCTCCATGCCCAGCTTGACACCCTGCAGGAACTGGCCAACCGTGCAAGGACCCAGTCATTGATCTTTGAAACCCAAAAAAGCTCCCTGGCCCCGGATATAAAGCGCCTGGGGTACCTGGCTATGGCCTTTGTGGATATGGGCGGGGTAGCCCATTATTTTACCGGCGATCCCGATACAAACCTCTCTGACAGGGATTATATTCAAAAGGCCCTGCGAGGGGAGCAGGCAATTGCGGTATTGCTCAGCAAAACTATTGGGAAGATGGTGGTAATGTATGCGGCGCCGGTCTGGAATAACGAGAACCACGACAGGGTTGTGGGCGCACTTCTGGTGCGGAACAGCGCCGATACCCTGAGCAATGTTACAAAAAGTGTGGGTAAGTACGATGAGACTATGCATGCCTATCTCTTTGACGATACCGGAACCTTTATTGCCCATGACGATGAAGCATTGGTGATGAATCAATTCAAGCCCATAGAAGCAGCAAAAGACGATCCTTCCGTACAGTCCCTAGCCGATGCCATGAAAACCATGCTCAGTGCTAAAGCAGGATCAGTCGAATACGATTTCTTGGGAAAGAAGAATATCTGTGTGTATGCCCCGGTGCCGGATTTCTCCATAACCTTTGCCAATGCTGTGTATACCGACGTCCTCATGCAGGAAGTTAACGGGCTTAGAAACATTACCATTATCCTGGTAACCGTTTTTTTGATTATAGGAATCGCCATTGCCATTCTTATAGCCCGATCCATAAGTAAGCCGGTGAACTATGTCATGGGCGGCCTTAAAGCCCTGGGCGAAGGGGATTTGACCAAAAAACTTAAAATAACTTCAAAAGATGAAATGGGGAAGCTCGAAGAATACGTAAATAATACGGTGGACCAGATTAAGAATATGGCCTTGTCCATTAACCGGGAGGCCGGCGCCCTGTCCGACATAGGGAGCCAGCTTGCCGCCAATATGACGGAAACAGCCGCTGCGGTCAATCAGGTTACCACGAATATCCAGAGCATCAAGGTCAGGGTGCTAAACCAGTCCGCCTCGGTTACTGAAACTAACGCTACCATGGAACAGATCACCGGGAATATTGCCAAGCTCAACAGTAATATTGACAGGCAGACTGAAAGCGTGGCCCAGTCTTCATCAGCTATTGAAGAGATGCTTGCCAATATCAGCTCGGTTACCCAAACTTTGATGAAGAATACCGAAAATGTCGATACCCTGGCAAACGCATCGGAAGTGGGACGTTCAGGATTGCAGGAAGTGGCCCAGGATATCCAGGAGATCGCCCGGGAATCCGAGGGTCTCCTGGAAATTAACGGCGTCATGGAAAACATTGCAAGCCAGACCAACCTTCTGTCCATGAATGCCGCCATTGAGGCAGCCCACGCCGGGGAGGCGGGAAAGGGCTTTGCAGTGGTGGCCGATGAAATCCGCAAGCTGGCAGAATCTTCAAGCGAGCAGTCAAAAACCATTTCCAGCGTTCTCAAAAAGATAAAAGAATCTATCGATAAAATTTCCAGGTCCACCAATAATGTTCTCCTCAAGTTCGAAGCCATAGACGGCGGCGTCAAGACCGTGTCCCAGCAGGAAGAAAATATCCGCAGCGCCATGGAGGAACAGGGACAGGGCAGCCAGCAGATACTGGAAGCAGTGGCCCGCTTGAACGAGATCACCCGGCAGGTTAAGGATGGTTCCACAGAGATGCTTGAGGGCAGCCGTCAGGTCATTACCGAAGGCAGAAACCTGGAGATGGCCACCCAGGAAATAACCAACGGTATGAACGAAATGGCTGCCGGGGCGGACCAGATAAATAGCGCGGTTAATCAGGTGAACAATATCAGCGGTGAAAACAGGGACACGATTGCCATGCTATCCAAGGAAGTATCCAAGTTTAAAATAGTATAA
- a CDS encoding methyl-accepting chemotaxis protein, whose translation MTSMEERINRDERDGEVLINYFRGALALIWVLGLVVISIVRHKNGFGYTPWRGHFGTSEYLVFSIILFFYLRRKELLSPYFKYICVVLDMVFISTAIFITATYPTHSMPIGFLSIQALFYVLLVALGAFRYNVRCAIFSGIFAGILYAFVIIYHRNIIDIPYTALYKGQVHEISFPLYNEVFRIMGMIMAGAVTGIACKRHIALFQNMIKSESDAAEAASRTVVQTKEIAGTIQKSTDEIFISSKDIFTTANNQAASVQEIESTINENAQIASYISEMTGSVATIAAKMEDDVIQGFSVLESNVNKMGDIKEKNDAIISGIINLGNKIAKIRDIVKTINTITDQTKVIAFNAALEAASAGDKGKRFAVVASEVNRLADDIASLTKQIRDQVEEIQDSSSSLIVSSEEGADKITEGYKLIKDLEDVFKEIRSGAEITSNQAQTITVSTQKQQKSSEQINIAITDISKGLSNFIHSTEIATASAEGLTQLIKELEIILDTKKTGPAGTKSGSADDRVIDPISV comes from the coding sequence ATGACAAGCATGGAAGAACGTATTAACCGGGATGAACGGGACGGAGAAGTACTCATCAATTACTTCCGCGGCGCCCTGGCGCTCATCTGGGTGTTGGGACTGGTGGTAATTTCCATAGTCAGACATAAAAACGGTTTCGGTTATACCCCCTGGCGGGGCCATTTCGGCACCTCGGAGTATCTGGTTTTTTCAATAATACTTTTTTTCTATCTGCGGAGAAAAGAACTGCTATCCCCTTATTTTAAGTATATTTGCGTGGTCTTGGACATGGTTTTTATTTCCACAGCCATCTTCATCACCGCAACCTACCCTACCCATTCCATGCCCATAGGTTTTCTCTCCATCCAGGCGCTCTTTTATGTACTCCTGGTTGCCCTGGGCGCCTTCCGGTACAATGTACGCTGCGCCATTTTTTCCGGGATTTTCGCCGGTATCCTCTATGCCTTTGTGATCATCTATCACCGTAATATCATTGATATTCCCTATACGGCCCTGTATAAAGGTCAGGTACACGAGATTTCCTTTCCCCTCTACAACGAGGTCTTCAGAATAATGGGGATGATCATGGCCGGAGCGGTCACGGGGATTGCCTGTAAACGGCACATTGCCCTGTTTCAAAACATGATAAAATCCGAATCCGACGCTGCCGAAGCCGCCTCCCGGACCGTGGTCCAGACCAAGGAGATCGCCGGTACCATACAGAAGTCCACGGACGAAATCTTTATCTCCTCCAAGGACATCTTTACCACCGCCAATAACCAGGCCGCCAGTGTCCAGGAAATTGAAAGCACTATTAATGAGAACGCCCAGATTGCGTCCTATATATCGGAGATGACCGGCAGCGTTGCTACCATCGCCGCAAAAATGGAAGATGACGTTATCCAGGGCTTTTCAGTGCTTGAAAGCAATGTTAACAAGATGGGAGACATCAAAGAAAAGAACGATGCTATCATTTCCGGTATCATAAACCTAGGCAACAAGATTGCTAAGATACGGGATATTGTCAAAACCATCAACACCATCACGGACCAGACCAAGGTGATAGCCTTTAACGCCGCCCTGGAAGCGGCAAGCGCCGGGGATAAGGGTAAACGTTTCGCCGTGGTAGCCAGCGAGGTAAACCGCCTGGCCGACGATATAGCGTCCCTAACCAAACAGATCCGGGATCAGGTGGAGGAAATACAGGATTCCTCCTCCTCCCTCATTGTTTCCAGCGAGGAGGGTGCGGATAAGATCACCGAAGGCTATAAGCTGATTAAGGACCTGGAGGATGTTTTCAAGGAAATACGGTCCGGTGCCGAAATAACCTCCAACCAGGCCCAAACTATTACGGTGTCCACCCAGAAACAGCAGAAGTCCTCAGAGCAGATCAATATAGCAATTACGGATATATCCAAGGGCTTAAGCAATTTTATTCATTCCACCGAGATCGCCACTGCCTCCGCAGAAGGTCTTACCCAATTGATCAAGGAACTGGAGATTATCCTGGATACCAAAAAGACCGGTCCTGCCGGGACCAAATCCGGATCCGCCGATGACAGAGTCATCGATCCTATAAGCGTTTAA
- a CDS encoding methyl-accepting chemotaxis protein: MFYKNLKITTKLVFSSAVFILPIAVMLFFIISNANLSIQAADSERAGIESLRPIASLLQTVPLHLRMVLDTGTNDISRIDQEIDFQLNELAKKLLDTSFGKGTVPGRRYVSGEEILKKWEVLQKLRGDPDAILAGYYTFIRDLHDLISYISDASSLVVDPELESWYFSELSLTTLPRIQERIVQISNRIYAAHSRGILTEEDQEELEAYRVLFSRSDNPGLQTSLNAALALLDELPGLDPSFSQELVSWGKFYLDAAEQLTETLDVFLNSENSEDPTMFPQELYYNEVIGAAVQANTAAYRMWIASLNQLDVLLLQRITVYRNQLLQSLIFAVILTLAAFIIVIITTANITKSTAELKQLFRSLDGNDLSLKLAVHSKDEFGELMSAFNRFLGNLRAVFISFNQDASRVSTSVYDLSASAREITTTANEQSASVSEIVSTMETSKDMSKQVATKTVEVAELAAKTQELSQRGAELREANQEMMQDIRDQNNKIIDEIKNLAEMLGRISEAIGIIDGIADQTKTIAFNASLEASSSGEAGARFAVVASEIRRFADNVVDSTGEIKQRIEEAQAASQSLIVEANNGSMQIDEGYERMVEQKVVFENIVENSRNVAVNSQQISELSQKQEYASTQIFTTLQEISAGVKQFVIAMASTSKIADNLNIMSNELRETVGLYRTGDDKLEKTRKTGDSV, translated from the coding sequence ATGTTTTATAAAAACCTGAAAATTACCACCAAATTGGTTTTTTCAAGCGCCGTATTTATTCTGCCAATCGCAGTAATGCTGTTTTTTATAATCTCCAATGCCAATTTGTCCATACAGGCTGCGGACAGCGAGCGGGCGGGGATAGAAAGCCTGCGTCCCATCGCCAGCCTTTTGCAGACCGTACCCCTGCACCTCAGGATGGTTCTGGATACCGGAACCAATGACATCAGCCGCATTGATCAGGAGATAGACTTTCAACTGAATGAACTTGCCAAAAAGCTCCTGGATACTAGCTTCGGAAAGGGGACGGTCCCGGGCCGCCGCTATGTTTCGGGAGAGGAAATTCTGAAAAAATGGGAGGTCCTGCAGAAACTGAGGGGAGACCCGGATGCCATTCTTGCAGGGTACTATACCTTTATCCGGGACCTCCACGATTTGATTTCCTACATCAGCGATGCTTCCTCCCTGGTGGTGGACCCTGAATTGGAAAGCTGGTATTTTTCGGAACTCAGCCTTACAACACTGCCCAGAATCCAGGAACGGATCGTACAGATAAGCAACCGGATCTATGCCGCCCATTCCCGGGGAATATTAACCGAAGAAGACCAGGAGGAATTAGAAGCCTACAGGGTACTCTTCAGCCGTTCGGATAACCCCGGCCTACAGACATCACTAAATGCGGCATTAGCCCTGCTGGATGAGCTTCCCGGCCTGGACCCGTCCTTTTCCCAGGAGCTTGTTTCCTGGGGAAAATTTTACCTTGATGCCGCAGAACAGCTTACAGAAACCCTTGATGTATTCCTAAATAGTGAAAATAGTGAAGACCCAACCATGTTTCCCCAAGAGCTTTATTACAATGAAGTCATAGGCGCCGCAGTCCAGGCCAATACCGCTGCTTACCGTATGTGGATTGCCTCCCTGAATCAGCTCGACGTTCTCCTGTTACAAAGAATCACCGTGTACCGGAACCAACTGCTCCAGTCCCTCATATTCGCAGTTATTCTGACCCTTGCCGCGTTTATCATCGTGATCATCACCACCGCTAACATAACCAAATCCACCGCCGAGCTCAAGCAGCTCTTTAGGAGCCTGGACGGCAACGATCTTTCCCTAAAGCTGGCAGTCCATTCTAAAGATGAATTCGGCGAACTGATGTCCGCCTTTAACCGCTTCCTGGGCAATCTCCGGGCTGTCTTTATTTCCTTTAATCAGGATGCCTCCAGGGTTTCAACCTCTGTGTACGATCTTTCCGCTTCTGCCAGGGAGATTACCACCACTGCCAATGAACAATCCGCCAGCGTTTCTGAGATAGTCAGTACCATGGAGACCAGCAAGGATATGTCCAAGCAGGTAGCGACAAAAACTGTGGAGGTAGCGGAACTGGCCGCCAAAACCCAGGAACTGAGTCAGCGGGGAGCGGAACTGCGGGAAGCGAACCAGGAGATGATGCAGGATATCCGGGACCAGAACAATAAAATTATCGATGAGATTAAAAACCTTGCGGAAATGCTGGGCCGGATCAGCGAAGCCATAGGCATTATCGACGGCATAGCGGATCAGACTAAGACCATCGCCTTTAACGCTTCCCTGGAAGCTTCTTCCTCCGGCGAAGCCGGCGCTCGGTTCGCCGTGGTGGCCAGTGAAATACGGCGTTTCGCCGACAATGTGGTGGATTCCACCGGGGAGATAAAACAGCGGATCGAGGAAGCCCAGGCCGCCTCCCAGAGCCTCATTGTGGAAGCCAATAATGGCTCCATGCAGATCGATGAAGGCTATGAGCGGATGGTTGAACAGAAAGTGGTATTTGAAAATATCGTGGAAAATTCCAGAAATGTGGCGGTCAATTCCCAGCAAATTTCAGAATTAAGCCAAAAGCAGGAATACGCTTCCACTCAGATATTCACCACCCTGCAAGAAATATCCGCCGGGGTCAAACAGTTTGTGATCGCCATGGCTTCAACTTCAAAAATAGCGGACAACCTCAATATTATGTCCAATGAACTCCGGGAAACCGTGGGGCTCTACCGCACCGGGGATGATAAACTTGAGAAAACAAGAAAAACAGGAGATTCTGTATGA